Part of the Pedobacter roseus genome is shown below.
TTTTTTGCCAAGTACACCAGTTATACCGAGCGTAAAGATATTGTTGACCTTCTATTCAGGTTTATCCAATATATCGAGCGTCAGGTGGTGCTTTTTGATGCGGTTGAAGATGCTTCTTTTACCAAGCTAAATACCACTGATGAGCAAAGTACACTGGCCTTTATTTTAAAAAAGAATGCCGATAACAAACCTGTACTGGCCAAAATTGAAAAACTGATTGATGAGCTTTCGCTCCGCTTGGTTTTAACCGCACACCCTACCCAGTTTTACCCGGGCAGTGTTTTGGCCATTATTACCGATTTAACCAAAGCGATCAGGGATAACGACATCACCTCGATGAATTCGCTTTTACAGCAGTTAGGTAAAACACCATTTTTTAATAAAAAATCGCCAACACCTGTTGATGAAGCTTTAAACCTGGCCTGGTTCCTCGAAAATACTTTTTACTTCGCTGCGGCAAACATTCAGGAAGAAATAGACCAGAATCTGGATGAGTACAACCTCGAAACCAAGAAAATTTTAGAACTCGGTTTCTGGCCTGGAGGCGATAGGGATGGAAATCCGAACATCCATGCCGATACCACTTTAGAAGTTTCTAAAATGCTGCGACAGATTCTTTTCCGCTGTTACTACCGTGATTTCAGGGTAATCAAACGTCGCATTACCTTCAGGGGAGTTGAAGAAAATATTGCAAAACTGCATGATGTGCTTTATCAAAATGCTTTCGATCAAACCTGCGAGCTTCATGATATTTCTGATGAATTAAGGGACAACCTGAATAAAATTAAAGAAACCCTGTTGGCAGAACACGAAGGTTTATTTGTTGACCTGGTTAACGACCTGATTCGTAAGATAGATCTATACGGTAACTATTTTGCTTCTTTGGATATCCGTCAGGATAGCCGCGTGCTGAGAAGTGTGCATGCTTACTGCCGCGAAAATAAACCGATTTCTTCATTATATCCTGCTGATTATGATAAATTATCAGAAGCTGAAAAACTAAACCTGATTTCTTTTAAAGAAGCAACCGTTGTTTATGCAAGCGAGCCTGATGCTTTAATTGCGGATACCATTGAGGTAATTAAAGAAATAAAGGGCATTCAAAAACGCAATGGCGAAAAAGCCTGTCACCGTTTTATTATCAGCAATTGCCAGCAGGCCAGCGATATTTTACAACTGATCGAACTTTTCCTATGGAACGGTTGGAGCAAAGAATCATTGACGATTGATTTTGTACCGCTTTTTGAAACCGTTAACGACTTAAAAGGCGCTGCGGCTATAATGGACACCTTGTATAGCAATCCCTTTTATAAGGCGCACTTGGCGAGCCGTGGCAATAAACAGGACATTATGCTTGGTTATTCTGACAGTACCAAAGATGGTGGTTATTTAATGGCCAACTGGTCTATTTTTAACGGAAAAACCTCATTGTCGGCTATTTCTGCTAAACACAATATTCAGCTGGCATTTTTCGATGGCCGTGGCGGCCCCCCTGCACGTGGTGGTGGTAAAACACACCGTTTCTATGCGTCAATGGGTAAAGAAATTGCCAATAAAAACATGCAATTAACTGTTCAGGGTCAAACCATCAGCTCGCAATACGGTTCGGTAGAAAGTGCTGAATTTAACATTGAACAATTGATCAATGCGGGATTAACCTCAGGATTAAAGGAAAAACATAACATTCTTTTAGATCCTGAAAATAAAGCCCTGCTTGATGAAATGGCGGAAGAAAGTTATAAAGCTTTTGTGGATTTGCGTGAGCACCCATTATTTGTAAGTTATTTAGAGAAATTATCTCCTTTAAAACTTTTATCTCAGGCCAATATTAGCAGCCGTCCGGTAAAAAGAAACGGCGGTGGCGAAATGAAGCTCGAAGACTTAAGGGCCATTAGTTTTGTAACGGCCTGGAGTATGCTAAAACAAAATGTTCCCGGTTTTTATGGAATGGGAACTGCCTTGAGCACTCAGGAAAAGGCAGGTAATTGGGATAAAGTAGTTAAGGTTTATCAGGATTCTGATTACCTGAAAACCATTGTTGATAATTGTATGATGAGCATGAGCAAATCGGACTTTGTAATTACGGCCCATTTAGCCAACGACAAAGAGTTTGGCGCCTTTTGGACTCAATTACATGATGAGTTTAAATTAACCAAAGAGATGCTCTTAAAACTCTCAGGACAGCCAACTTTAATGGCTAATTATCCTGTAGATAAAAAATCGATCGCCACACGCGAGAAAATTATTTTGCCTCTGGTATTGATCCAGCATTTCGCTTTAGAGAAGCTGCAGCATGATCAAAACGAAAAAGACCAGCATGCTTTAGAAAAGCTTGCGGTAAGAACGGTGTTTGGTATTGTAAATGCGGGTAGAAATTTAGCTTAATACTTTGTGCCAAATCTCGCAGGTTTCGGAAACCTGCGAGGGTTAAAAAAACCATATCCAAGGTCTGTGTCCTCACAGACCTTTTTTATTTGTAGTTCTAAACACAGCGAAGAATCTCCGGCATCATTGCATAAGGCATTCGGTTTTTATATTGTGCTGATTATTAGTTATATTTAAAATTGATATGAACTGATAAAAATGAAATTGAAAACAAAATTTATTATAGCCACACTACTACTGGCCATTTTTATAGTAGATATGATTTGGTGGTTTCGTGTTTCAGATAACAATAGCTCCTTTGAAATCGCGAAAAATAATTATTTAGCGGCGTTTCCTGCTTTCTTGCAGAATACGTTGTTATTAACGGGTATTGCCATTGCCATCCTGGTTATTTCAGGAATATTCTTTGTTCAAACAAGAAAAGGAAATAAACTTCAAACTGTGTCTACAGTTGGATTTTGTTTGAGCTTTACTCTAGCTTTTTGGCAATTATTTTCTTTAATGTAAGGTTAAGTACCATGGCCTGTGTCATCACAGACCTTTTTTAATTCCCCTGTTCTCACAAACGGTCGTTATTTCGACCTTAGTGGAGAAATCTTTTAACCATAGTTCAAAGATTTCTCCATTTCGCTGTGTTTCAGTCGAAATGACGACCTTACTATTGGGCCTGCTATTATATAGACTGAAACAATCTGCATATATTAGCACATGTTGAAGTTAAACTCTTAAGAAATTTCTAAGCTTTCGGGATCAAAATATTTTTAATAATCACACTTATGCTCATTTCATTGGGTTTTAGTGCGTTCAGAATTACAAAACCCTGCCACCTAAACCTGATTGGACGGATGCCGATTTAAGCATCTGTTTTTATTTACTTATGGTATGCTTGCTTGTTTCACAGGTTTTCTATCGGCAGCAGGGAAAGCAGGGCTGTAGCAGCCGATGGAAAACGGAACCTTGATTTCCAAAAAAGCAAGAATTGATAATAGCATAAAAGATTGCTTCGTCGTTCCTCCTCGCAATGACGAAAAAAAATCCCCCGCTGATTTTGTCATCAACGAGGGATTTTATATTTCGAAAAAGCCAGATTAAAGCTTAAGACGATTATCGATCAATCGAACCCATCACTTTTTGGCCGAAAGCATTTAGCGCATCTTTTTCGGCAGCACCTTCACTTACCATCTGGTGTACTTCTAACGCACCACAGATATTGGTAATCATTTCGCCTGCAACATCAACCTCGTGCTCACTAACGCCTCTAAACTCGCAGAAAGCCTCTAAAACCTCCAAAGTGGTCTCCAGTTGTGCCGGAGTGGTGTTTTGAAATAACTGTCTTATAACCGGAATCTTCATTACTTTATCTTGTTAAATAGTTCAATTAAACCTTCTGCTTTGTTGGTTTGTACCTGATCTACCAAGCTACCGCCTTCAAAAGCTGCGAAAGTTGGTAAATTATCAACATTTGCAAATTTGCGTGAGTTTGGAAGTTTTTCGGCATCAACAATCAGGAAAGCTACATCTTCATTTTCTGAAGCCAGTTTTTTAAACTTAGGTTTCATAATTCTGCAGTTTCCGCACCATGATGCAGCATACTGAACCATCACCTTTGAGTTATCGGCTAAATATTGTTGAAGATTATCTTCTGTTAATTCTAAAAACATAACGTTTTGTTTAATTAGTTAGCGGCTAAATATTCAGCTACGCCAGTTCTGTTTGCGTTCATTGCTTCTTTTCCTTCTTCCCAGTTTGCAGGACAAACTTCGCCGTGTTTTTGAACGTGAGCATAAGCATCAATTAAACGTAAATATTCTTTAACGTTTCTACCTAATGGCATATCGTTAACGCTTTCGTGGAAAACTTTACCAGTTTCGTCGATTAGGTATGTAGCTCTGAAAGAAACATTTGAACCTGAAAAAGATTCGTTTCCTTCTTCATCGTAGTTAACTTCCTGATCTAAAATATCTAATATACCAGATAATTGTCTGTGGGTATCTGCTAAAATTGGATAAGTAACACCTTCAATACCACCGTTATCTTTTGGCGTATTTAACCAGGCGAAGTGAACTTCATTGGTATCGCAAGATGCACCGATTACAATTGTATTTCTTTTTTCAAACTCAGGTAAAGCCGCTTGGAAAGCGTGTAATTCTGTAGGGCAAACGAAAGTAAAATCTTTTGGATACCAGAATAATAACACTTTGCTATTTTTATTTACAGCTTCTTCAAATACGTTGATTTTCAAGTCATCACCCATGTCTGACATTGCATCAATACTAACACTCGGGAATTTTTTACCTACTATTGCCATAATTTTTTGTCTTTAATTTTGTTGGCACAAAGGTAAGGCTAAAAGAGGAGTCAATCAACCCCGATCCACTAATAGTTAATTGTATTTATTGATAACGATATAGATGAAAACTATATAGTTTGTATGAAGTATAGCGGGGTTCTATTTTTGTTTTTGCTGTCATGCTGAGGCACGAAGCATCTGTTTCGTAGGCTGCAGATGCTTCGTGTCTCAGCATGACAGTACATTCAAGGCTGCTACAAATTAACCCTGTTTTTGTTAAAACCAGAAGGGCTTAGGTTACTTCTTCAACGTATTCTCATACAGTTTAAATATCCTTTTATACTCATCGGTCCAGCTGCTTGGCTCAATAAAACCATGGTCTTCTACCGGGTAAACCGCAAGTTCCCAATTATTTTTACCCAGCTCTATAAAACGCTGCGTAATGCGCACAATATCCTGAAAATGCACATTTACATCCACCATGCCATGTGCCATTAAAAGGTTACCTTTTAATTTGTCGGCGAAATAAATAGGCGAACTTCTTTTATAGGCAATCGGGTCGTTATAAGGTTCGTTTAAAATATTTGAGGTATAGCCATGGTTATAATGTGCCCAATCGGTAACCGAACGCAAAGCAGCGCCGCTGGCAAAAACATCCGACTCGTTGAACATGGCCATCAGCGTAATAAAACCACCATAAGAGCCGCCATATAAACCAACGTGCTGCGGATTAACGCCATATTTCTCTACCAAAAACTTAACACCATCGGCCTGGTCGGTTAAATCTTTTCCACCCATGTGGCGATAAATACCTGTACGGTGATCGCGGCCATAACCAGAACTCCCGGTATAATCGATATCGATTACGGTGTAACCATTGTCGGCCAGTAAATTATTGAACATAAATTCGCGGAAGTAAGTGCTCCAGCCAAAGTGTACATTCTGTAAATAACCCGCACCATGCACAAAAACTACCGCAGGGTGATTAGGATGTGGATTTTCTGATTTATACACCCTTGCATAAACATCAGCTCCATAGCGGTTTTTAAAAGTAACCATATCTGGTTGACGCCATTTGTAAGAATTAAATTCGGCAGAAGTAGATTGCGTAATCTGTACGGCTTTAGCTCCCGCTTTATTTGGCTGGAGATATAGTTCTCCGGGTTTGTCCATGTAAGAATAATTAATGGCAAGGTATTTCTCATCAGGGGAAAGGGTAATGTCATTCAAACCTTTCATGGTGGTAATCTGAGTAAGTTCACCGCCATTTACCCCGATTTTAAAGAAATTGGTAATCCCGGGATGTTCCTTATTCGCTTTGATATAAAACGTATTTCTATCTTTTGAGAGTTGTACGGATTGTACTTCCCATTTGCCGGCAGTGATTTGTTTTTTTTCACCTGTGGAAACGTTTACCACATAAAGGTGCGAATACCCGGTCGCTTCGCTTTGATAATAAAAGCGGTTATTATCGATCCACCCTGTGCTGCCCTGGTAAAAACCGCTAATGCCGGGACCGCCGATCCATGCTTCATCACGCTGGCGGTCGATCAAAGTAAATTTTCCTGTTAAAGCATCTAGTTTTAAAATCCAGCGGTCTTTATTATCGGTAGAAGTAGCCACAACAATTGCAGAACTTCCATTATCATTCCAAAGCGGACCAAAGAAGTTTACTGGGCGATCCGCATTTTTCTTTTTCAAAGTATCCAGTTCGTTTGGATAATCTTTCAGGTAATCAGGCAGGTCTTTTATGCCGGTAATGGTCGAAGTCTGGATCGCATAAACGGTATCCCGTTGCGTATCATAAATAAAACCCTGCGAGGTATTTTCGTTTTCTCCAACCTTGGTCCTTCCCGGAATATCTTCAGTGTAACCTGAGGAAGTAACATAGTTTGGAACTATGGTGTTATGGTTGTTCTGCGCAGGCGTAGTGAGCTTGTAGGTAATAAAATGTCCATCAGGACTAATGATTACCCCGTTTAAAAACTTATCTTCTGTATATAATTCTTTTAACGGTTTTGTATCTGCAGCGGTATTCCCAAAGCGGCCTCTTCCTCCGCGTGAACCGTTTTTGGCCTCGGCGTTTCGTTTTTTAATAATATCGAAGAGTTCGGTTTGTTGCGCTTTTAACCATTTATCCTGTTCGGTAGCCGGTTTGCTTTCTGCTCTTCCGGCTTTTTTACCTTTAACAAAATTGGTAAGCTGTTTGGTTTCTGCTGATTTTAAATCAACCCCGAAAAGATTATCGCCCAATTGGTAAACAACATTACCATTGGTTAAAAAAACCGGACTGCTTTCCCGTTCCTGCGTGCTGGTTAAGCGCGTTTCCTTATTCGTTTTGAAGTTCTGTAAATAAATATCACCGCTTTTTTCTACTAACCCAAGGGAGCGATCGGCATTGTAGGTGTAATTTAAACTTAAAAGTTTTTCATCTTCCTTTTCTGCTGCTTTAACAGGTTTAGAAGAAGTTGCCGAAACTTTGAATAATTCTTCTTTGACTTTATTTTCAGGGTTCCAGTTAAAATATAGGGTTTTGCTATCAGCCGTCCAGCGGAAATTAGTTGGCGAAATACCCATCCATTTTGGGTCGCGCATAATTTTTTCGACAGTTAAAGGGGCCAATTGTTGCGCAAAAGCATATTCGCCTGTGCAAAGCAAAAGGAAAAGTAAATATTTCTTCATGAATTTTAGGTTTGGATGCAATTTAGGTAAAGTGCTACCTAATTTTAAAAGGAAATGGAAATGTTACAACGCCCCAGCTGTATAAGTTAACTACAGATAAAAAGGATGAACACAGATAAAATTTGAAATTATATACTTAATCTGTGGTTAATCACTAACGGATCACCCTGCCGGTTTTATCTACGTTCACCACATCGAAAGGCTTTAAATACTCGTTTATGATGACTGCAAACTCACGCCTGGTCAATACTTTTTTAAGATCATAATTACTGTTAAACCTATAACTTTTGTTCCATTTTTTCTGCAGCTCGTCATTTGTGGCTTCAATTGATTTATTACCTACATAACAAACCATAGAAATCGTATTTTCCAGGTTAATAGGAATATTCTGATGATCATCGAACCAGATCTGCGCTTTGTAATAATACGCTTTGATCGGTTCTTTAATTTCTTTATAAGTAACTTCTTTTTCAGGCGCAAAATAGGCTTTTCCCTGTGTAATTTCTGCTTTGATAATCCCTGTTATACCCACTTTTTGAATCGCTAACCAGTTGGAGTCCGTTATTTTAACATCCTCAAAGGGCATTAATGCGTGTTTGTAAGCCAATAACTCACCCTGGATCCTTTTTAAATTTGATAAACTGGTTTTAGTGTCAAAAAATGCGGCATAAGCTGCGGTTGCCCCAGCTGCTTGTCCAATTTCAAATTGATCTTTAGAGATATAAAGCAGGTTTTCCTGATCTGGGATCAATAAGCTGTACAGGGATAAAAAGCTGGCTCCTGAAGAAATCCTGGATACCGTTGTCCGGTAAGTATTTTCATTATAGTTTAACGGACTTGAAGATGCTGGATTTAAAGCAGAGATTTTTAATTCAGCAAGCAATTTTTCAGGGTTATCGGCCAGCACAAGAACTTTGGCTTTAATACTTTTATCTTTGGTCAATTTCGCTTCCCATCCACTGCCAGAGCGTTTAATTTCTGTGTAAGCAGTATTGTTGATGACGTTTAAAAGTAAGGTGCTATCTACAACAATTACTTTCGCCCGGTTTTTTTTATCCGGTTTTGGTTTTGGGGTTTCCAAACTTTTCGCATTTTCCGTTTCCCGCTTTAAAAAACTTTGGTAAAAAGACATTAGTGCCCTTTTAGTTTCAGCAATTTTATTTAAATCCAACTGTTCTTTTTGGGTAAGCAGGATGGTTTTTACGCCCGATTTAAAAGACTGAAAAGATGCGGCGTAAGCAGCATCGCCATTGCCGATTACCAGTACATCTGTTTTTATGGTTTGGGCATGGATAACCAGGGGAATTATGAATGCGAAAACAAAAAACAATCTTTTCATCTTTTAATGTTAAAATTTGCTGCAATATGCTTTAAATGAATGAATTTTTAATGAAAACAATGCATTTTAACTAAATTTAACTCGTAATTTCAGGAAAATCGATTAGGGTAGAAGCAAATAATATCAGGTAATTATGCAACAACAGATAAAGTCGGTTTTCGATTTACAGCAAAAATATAAATTCGATTTACGCAGAACAGATGCTAAAACCCGTATCGGTAAGCTAAAATTACTTAAGCAGGCTTTAGAAAAGGCCGAAGATGAAATATTTGCCGCTTTAGAAAAGGATCTGCGTAAAAACCGTTTTGAAAGTGCGGTAACTGAACTGTATTTTACCTACGCTGAAATCGATTTTGCCATCAAAAAGTTGAAAGGGTGGATGAGGCCCAAATCGGCAGGCAGAACCATGAGTAATTTTTTTGCGGGCAATAAAATTTATTATGAACCCAAAGGCGTTTGTTTGATTATTGCCCCATGGAATTACCCATTACAATTGATGATGAGCCCTTTGGTTTCGGCAATAGCGGCAGGAAATTGTGTGATCTTTAAACCATCCGAATTAAGCGAAGCAACTGCTGGCCTAATCAGTAAGTTAATTGCAGCCACTTTTGAACCTAAAGAAATTGCCTGTTTTGAAGGAGATGCGGATATTTCTACAGAGTTGTTGAAACTCCCTTTTGACCATATCTTTTTCACGGGAAGCACCGCAATTGGCAAAGTGGTGATGGGGGCAGCCGCAAAAAACCTGACCTCGGTTACTTTAGAGCTTGGTGGAAAATCGCCAGTTATTGTAGAAGGAACCTGTGATATTAAAAAGGCTGCTGAAAAAATCGCATGGGGCAAATTGGTTAACGCAGGGCAGACCTGTATTGCACCGGATTATGTGCTGATCGAAGAGAATAAGCGGAATGATTTTATCGAACATTACAAACTTGCAGTCCGAAAAATGTTCGGTGAAGGTGCTGGAATTAATAAAAACGATTATGCGAAAATAATTAACGATAAACAGTTTAAGCGTCTAAATAAATTAAAGGAAGATGCAATTGCCGATGGAGCAGTACTAACTTTTGGAGGCGAAACAGATGAGAAAAGTTTAACCCTGATGCCCACGCTTTTAACTTCGGTAAACAAAAAAAGCGCCATCATGCAAGAAGAAATATTTGGTCCCATTTTGCCTGTTATTACCTTTAAAAGTTTGCAGGAGGCGATTGATTTAGTGAACAGCAAAAATAAACCTTTGGCACTTTATATCTTTTCAGATAACAAACAGCATCAGCATAAAATCATTAACGAAACCAGTGCTGGCGGAACCTGCATAAACGATGTACTGATTCATATCAGTAATCCTAATTTGCCTTTTGGTGGTGTTAACAGTAGTGGGATTGGAAGCTGCCACGGTGTTTTTGGCTTTAAAACCTTTTCGCACGAAAGGGCAGTGGTTTTTCAATCAAAATTGGGTTTAACCAAGATGATTTATCCTCCTTATGCACCAAAAATGGGTTTATTGAAATGGTTGAAAAAATTGATGTAATTGCAGTTATTGTTTTAATGTTGGAACGTTATAATGTTCGAAGGTTAGGTTCAATTTTTCAACATTTAACATTACAACAGATCCAATAATTCTCCTTATTTTGGTTCCATGGATTTAGAACAGCTTAAGTACCCTATAGGTCAATTTGCTATGCCTGATATTTTCGATCAAAAACAGATTGATATCTGGATATCTGAAATAGAGGCTTTGCCGGGCCAAATTAAAAAGGCTACAAAAAATCTGACAAATGAAGAACTAAACCAAACCTATCGGCCCGGAGGCTGGACATTGAGACAGGTTGTTCATCATGTCCCTGATAGTCATATTAATGCCTATATCCGGTTTAAGCAAGCCGTTACTGAGGACATTCCGGTAATCAGGCCATATTATGAGGAACGCTGGGCAGAAACCGAAGAAGCAAAAAATGGTGATATCAAATTGTCGATAGAGCTGTTAACAGGCTTACATCAGCGTTGGGTTGCTTTTTTAAAAACATTAAAAGTAGAAGATTACCAAAGAAAATATATTCATCCGGCACACAATAAAGAACTCACTTTGGCAAATATGCTGGGTATGTACGCCTGGCATGGAAAACATCACCTGGCACACCTTACCAATACCATAACAAAATGAAAAGAATCTATTTATACTCCTTGATTTTATTTCTTGTTGGTTCTTACAGCAATGTTAAAGCGCAAAAGGATCCATCAAAAACCTTTTCTTTTGTGTTAGGCTCATGGGAAATGCAAACGCCCAAAGGTAAAATTGTGGAGCAATGGGGCCAGGGTGCCGATAAAATACTGAAAGGCAAAAGTTATCGCGTTAATGCAAAAGGAGATAGTATACTTACTGAAACATTACAGATCAGAAAAATAGGAAAAGATGTTTTCTATTGTTCAACGGTTGCCAATCAGAACGAAGGGAAAGAAGTATGTTTTAAGCTTATCTCCACAAAGGATCAGATTTATATTTTCGAAAATGCGGCACACGATTT
Proteins encoded:
- a CDS encoding aldehyde dehydrogenase family protein; amino-acid sequence: MQQQIKSVFDLQQKYKFDLRRTDAKTRIGKLKLLKQALEKAEDEIFAALEKDLRKNRFESAVTELYFTYAEIDFAIKKLKGWMRPKSAGRTMSNFFAGNKIYYEPKGVCLIIAPWNYPLQLMMSPLVSAIAAGNCVIFKPSELSEATAGLISKLIAATFEPKEIACFEGDADISTELLKLPFDHIFFTGSTAIGKVVMGAAAKNLTSVTLELGGKSPVIVEGTCDIKKAAEKIAWGKLVNAGQTCIAPDYVLIEENKRNDFIEHYKLAVRKMFGEGAGINKNDYAKIINDKQFKRLNKLKEDAIADGAVLTFGGETDEKSLTLMPTLLTSVNKKSAIMQEEIFGPILPVITFKSLQEAIDLVNSKNKPLALYIFSDNKQHQHKIINETSAGGTCINDVLIHISNPNLPFGGVNSSGIGSCHGVFGFKTFSHERAVVFQSKLGLTKMIYPPYAPKMGLLKWLKKLM
- a CDS encoding thioredoxin family protein translates to MFLELTEDNLQQYLADNSKVMVQYAASWCGNCRIMKPKFKKLASENEDVAFLIVDAEKLPNSRKFANVDNLPTFAAFEGGSLVDQVQTNKAEGLIELFNKIK
- a CDS encoding peroxiredoxin encodes the protein MAIVGKKFPSVSIDAMSDMGDDLKINVFEEAVNKNSKVLLFWYPKDFTFVCPTELHAFQAALPEFEKRNTIVIGASCDTNEVHFAWLNTPKDNGGIEGVTYPILADTHRQLSGILDILDQEVNYDEEGNESFSGSNVSFRATYLIDETGKVFHESVNDMPLGRNVKEYLRLIDAYAHVQKHGEVCPANWEEGKEAMNANRTGVAEYLAAN
- a CDS encoding phosphoenolpyruvate carboxylase is translated as MPKLRLTTQRESIFNNEVISKFELFNSLFLTLPFYKIKDTGTLLPLFFKSCEEGIANGEKPAQIIEEFFAKYTSYTERKDIVDLLFRFIQYIERQVVLFDAVEDASFTKLNTTDEQSTLAFILKKNADNKPVLAKIEKLIDELSLRLVLTAHPTQFYPGSVLAIITDLTKAIRDNDITSMNSLLQQLGKTPFFNKKSPTPVDEALNLAWFLENTFYFAAANIQEEIDQNLDEYNLETKKILELGFWPGGDRDGNPNIHADTTLEVSKMLRQILFRCYYRDFRVIKRRITFRGVEENIAKLHDVLYQNAFDQTCELHDISDELRDNLNKIKETLLAEHEGLFVDLVNDLIRKIDLYGNYFASLDIRQDSRVLRSVHAYCRENKPISSLYPADYDKLSEAEKLNLISFKEATVVYASEPDALIADTIEVIKEIKGIQKRNGEKACHRFIISNCQQASDILQLIELFLWNGWSKESLTIDFVPLFETVNDLKGAAAIMDTLYSNPFYKAHLASRGNKQDIMLGYSDSTKDGGYLMANWSIFNGKTSLSAISAKHNIQLAFFDGRGGPPARGGGKTHRFYASMGKEIANKNMQLTVQGQTISSQYGSVESAEFNIEQLINAGLTSGLKEKHNILLDPENKALLDEMAEESYKAFVDLREHPLFVSYLEKLSPLKLLSQANISSRPVKRNGGGEMKLEDLRAISFVTAWSMLKQNVPGFYGMGTALSTQEKAGNWDKVVKVYQDSDYLKTIVDNCMMSMSKSDFVITAHLANDKEFGAFWTQLHDEFKLTKEMLLKLSGQPTLMANYPVDKKSIATREKIILPLVLIQHFALEKLQHDQNEKDQHALEKLAVRTVFGIVNAGRNLA
- a CDS encoding DUF6952 family protein; the protein is MKIPVIRQLFQNTTPAQLETTLEVLEAFCEFRGVSEHEVDVAGEMITNICGALEVHQMVSEGAAEKDALNAFGQKVMGSIDR
- a CDS encoding YfiT family bacillithiol transferase, which gives rise to MDLEQLKYPIGQFAMPDIFDQKQIDIWISEIEALPGQIKKATKNLTNEELNQTYRPGGWTLRQVVHHVPDSHINAYIRFKQAVTEDIPVIRPYYEERWAETEEAKNGDIKLSIELLTGLHQRWVAFLKTLKVEDYQRKYIHPAHNKELTLANMLGMYAWHGKHHLAHLTNTITK
- a CDS encoding DUF6265 family protein — protein: MKRIYLYSLILFLVGSYSNVKAQKDPSKTFSFVLGSWEMQTPKGKIVEQWGQGADKILKGKSYRVNAKGDSILTETLQIRKIGKDVFYCSTVANQNEGKEVCFKLISTKDQIYIFENAAHDFPQRIVYQNQGRSEMLAWIEGELDGKSRKSEFRYKRQ
- a CDS encoding S9 family peptidase; the encoded protein is MKKYLLFLLLCTGEYAFAQQLAPLTVEKIMRDPKWMGISPTNFRWTADSKTLYFNWNPENKVKEELFKVSATSSKPVKAAEKEDEKLLSLNYTYNADRSLGLVEKSGDIYLQNFKTNKETRLTSTQERESSPVFLTNGNVVYQLGDNLFGVDLKSAETKQLTNFVKGKKAGRAESKPATEQDKWLKAQQTELFDIIKKRNAEAKNGSRGGRGRFGNTAADTKPLKELYTEDKFLNGVIISPDGHFITYKLTTPAQNNHNTIVPNYVTSSGYTEDIPGRTKVGENENTSQGFIYDTQRDTVYAIQTSTITGIKDLPDYLKDYPNELDTLKKKNADRPVNFFGPLWNDNGSSAIVVATSTDNKDRWILKLDALTGKFTLIDRQRDEAWIGGPGISGFYQGSTGWIDNNRFYYQSEATGYSHLYVVNVSTGEKKQITAGKWEVQSVQLSKDRNTFYIKANKEHPGITNFFKIGVNGGELTQITTMKGLNDITLSPDEKYLAINYSYMDKPGELYLQPNKAGAKAVQITQSTSAEFNSYKWRQPDMVTFKNRYGADVYARVYKSENPHPNHPAVVFVHGAGYLQNVHFGWSTYFREFMFNNLLADNGYTVIDIDYTGSSGYGRDHRTGIYRHMGGKDLTDQADGVKFLVEKYGVNPQHVGLYGGSYGGFITLMAMFNESDVFASGAALRSVTDWAHYNHGYTSNILNEPYNDPIAYKRSSPIYFADKLKGNLLMAHGMVDVNVHFQDIVRITQRFIELGKNNWELAVYPVEDHGFIEPSSWTDEYKRIFKLYENTLKK